A window of Castanea sativa cultivar Marrone di Chiusa Pesio chromosome 1, ASM4071231v1 contains these coding sequences:
- the LOC142621837 gene encoding putative WRKY transcription factor 75 → MENYQMFFPCSSTGQSTYPFSTNMESSNAYHSLHGESSKGFIGLGTENHHVPRDEVNKQLSQRTESFARDGSDEVKPSKKKGEKKIRKPRFAFQTRSQVDILDDGYRWRKYGQKAVKNNKFPRSYYRCTYQGCNVKKQVQRLTKDEAIVVTTYEGMHTHQIEKPTDNFEHILSQMQIYTAF, encoded by the exons ATGGAAAACTACCAAATGTTCTTCCCTTGTTCATCTACAGGGCAGTCAACCTATCCCTTTTCAACAAACATGGAAAGCTCTAATGCTTATCACAGTCTTCACGGTGAGAGCTCCAAAGGGTTCATTGGGTTGGGGACAGAGAATCATCATGTTCCTAGGGATGAAGTTAATAAACAACTTTCTCAAAGGACTGAAAGCTTTGCTAGAGATGGGAGTGATGAGGTGAAACCAAGTAAAAAGAAGggggagaagaagataaggaagCCTAGATTTGCTTTTCAAACTAGGAGTCAGGTTGATATACTCGATGATGGTTACAGGTGGAGGAAATATGGCCAAAAAGCAGTTAAGAACAACAAATTTCCAAG AAGCTATTATCGGTGTACGTATCAAGGTTGCAATGTAAAGAAGCAAGTTCAACGCCTTACCAAAGATGAAGCCATAGTAGTGACTACTTATGAAGGGATGCACACCCATCAAATAGAGAAGCCAACCGACAATTTTGAACATATCTTGAGCCAGATGCAAATTTATACTGCCTTTTGA